The following proteins are encoded in a genomic region of Labeo rohita strain BAU-BD-2019 chromosome 5, IGBB_LRoh.1.0, whole genome shotgun sequence:
- the dgcr8 gene encoding microprocessor complex subunit DGCR8, whose amino-acid sequence MDVNEILPPLPLEPPDAVLAGNDYDKAPPPPPLQTSSDAEEMDVSSGGDGHQHTPAVDRDEQLLFNKRTLSISSYPSDSPDPMAKCPRTARHAPPVTKFLPDLKLLKDVKISVSFSDSSKSKDRKVLYTGLGQGSDEEQRLEGLNGELHDSLDEGSVPGSSTMGAGSLGLARNSEDLETEQENKVEFAVLDDLEDFSENFLEVEDGEPSAFRSQMIVQQEQAHEEDLSYSYEEDFDNDVDALLEEGMPMPKKRRLAEDKYAGDSDHHSDGEAGVQPMMTKIKTVLKSRGRPPTEPLPDGWIMTFHNSGIPVYLHRETRVVTWSRPYFLGTGSIRKHDPPTSSIPCLHYKKMKEQEEREQNGEVTPTAEVSPTKSGEEGVSLERVDEPDSTATEELTGRPTSEDPDLDLMEPGGSTEGKDSQANDTAQGALGQVKAKVEVCKDESVDIEEFRSYLEKCFDFEQVTVKKFRTWAERRQFNRDMKRKQAESERPILPANQKLITLSVQDAPTKKEFVINPNGKSEVCILHEYMQRVLKVRPVYNFFECENPSEPFGASVIIDGVTYGTGTASSKKLAKNKAARATLEILIPDFVKQTSEEKPVEGDELEYFNHISIEDSRVYELTNKAGLLSPYQILHECLKRNHGMGDTSIKFEVIPGKNQKSEYVMTCGKHTVRGWCKNKRVGKQLASQKILQMLHPHVKNWGSLLRMYGRESNKMVKKENSDKSVIELQQYAKKNKPNLHILNKLREEMMKLAREREEARKKPKMTIMESAQPGSEPLCTVDV is encoded by the exons atGGATGTGAATGAGATTTTACCTCCCCTCCCATTGGAGCCACCAGACGCAGTATTGGCGGGGAATGATTACGATAAAGCACCTCCACCACCTCCCCTGCAAACGTCCAGTGACGCAGAGGAAATGGACGTTAGCTCTGGTGGTGATGGACACCAACACACCCCAGCAGTGGACAGGGATGAACAGCTCCTCTTCAACAAGCGCACATTGTCCATTAGTAGTTACCCGTCAGATAGTCCTGACCCCATGGCTAAGTGCCCTAGAACTGCTCGCCATGCCCCCCCAGTTACTAAGTTCCTACCTGATCTCAAACTCCTCAAAGATGTAAAGATCAGCGTCAGTTTCTCTGACAGCAGTAAGAGCAAAGACAGGAAGGTGTTGTACACTGGATTGGGGCAGGGTAGTGATGAAGAGCAGCGTTTAGAAGGCCTGAATGGCGAATTGCATGATTCTCTAGATGAGGGAAGTGTGCCGGGCAGCTCAACCATGGGCGCTGGTTCCTTAGGATTAGCTAGAAACAGTGAAGACCTGGAGACAGAGCAGGAGAACAAGGTTGAGTTTGCCGTGTTGGATGACCTGGAAGATTTCAGCGAGAACTTTCTGGAAGTGGAAGATGGAGAGCCGAGTGCTTTCAGGTCTCAGATGATAGTTCAGCAGGAGCAAGCTCACGAGGAGGACCTGAGTTATTCCTATGAG GAGGACTTTGACAATGATGTAGATGCCCTGCTGGAGGAAGGCATGCCCATGCCCAAGAAGAGGCGTCTGGCTGAAGACAAGTATGCTGGAGACAGTGATCACCATTCAGACGGGGAGGCCGGAGTTCAGCCCATGATGACCAAAATTAAGACCGTTCTTAAGA gtcGCGGGCGTCCACCAACTGAGCCGTTACCCGATGGGTGGATCATGACATTCCATAACTCTGGCATTCCAGTCTACCTCCACCGGGAAACCAGAGTTGTAACCTGGTCTAGACCTTACTTCCTTGGAACAGGAAGCATTAGG AAACATGACCCACCAACCAGTAGCATTCCCTGCTTGCATTACAAGAAAATGAAGGAACAAGAAGAAAGGGAACAGAATGGAGAGGTGACTCCGACTGCAGAGGTGTCCCCGACGAAATCTGGCGAGGAGGGCGTCTCATTGGAGAGAGTCGATGAACCTGACTCTACTGCCACAGAAGAGCTGACCGGCAGACCAACATCAGAAGATCCAGATCTTGACCTCATGGAGCCAGGAGGATCTACAGAGGGGAAGGACAGCCAAGCCAATGATACTGCACAGGGAGCACTGGGTCAGGTCAAAGCCAAGGTGGAGGTCTGCAAAGATGAGTCCGTTG ACATTGAGGAGTTTAGAAGCTACCTAGAGAAGTGCTTTgattttgagcaagtgacagTGAAGAAGTTTCGCACGTGGGCTGAGCGCAGACAGTTCAACAGGGACATGAAGAGGAAGCAGGCTGAGTCTGAGAGGCCCATCCTaccagccaatcagaagctCATCACGCTGTCTGTGCAAGATGCACCCACAAAGAAAG AGTTTGTCATCAACCCCAACGGGAAGTCAGAAGTGTGCATTTTACATGAGTATATGCAAAGAGTACTCAAAGTGCGTCCAGTTTACAACTTTTTTGAATGTG AAAACCCAAGTGAACCCTTCGGAGCCTCAGTCATTATAGACGGTGTTACATATGGCACAGGAACAGCAAGTAGTAAAAAACTCGCCAAGAATAAAGCTG CTCGAGCAACACTGGAGATCCTCATTCCTGACTTTGTGAAGCAGACGTCTGAGGAGAAGCCCGTAGAGGGAGATGAACTGGAG TATTTTAATCATATCAGTATTGAAGATTCAAGGGTATACGAGCTGACCAACAAAGCAGGTTTACTCTCACCATATCAGATCCTTCATGAGTGCCTTAAGAG AAACCATGGCATGGGTGACACCAGCATTAAGTTCGAGGTGATTCCAGGAAAGAACCAAAAGAGTGAATACGTCATGACATGTGGGAAGCACACTGTACGTGGCTGGT GTAAAAATAAGAGAGTTGGAAAGCAGCTTGCATCACAGAAGATTCTTCAGATGCTTCATCCTCACGTGAAGAACTGGGGCTCACTACTGCGCATGTACGGCAGAGAAAGCAACAAGATGGTTAAAAAG GAGAATTCTGATAAGAGCGTGATTGAGCTTCAGCAGTATGCCAAAAAGAACAAGCCAAATCTTCACATCCTCAACAAGCTACGAGAAGAGATGATGAAGCTGGCTCGAGAAAGG GAGGAGGCAAGAAAGAAGCCGAAGATGACTATAATGGAGTCCGCTCAACCTGGCAGTGAACCTCTGTGTACTGTTGACGTCTAG
- the tia1l gene encoding cytotoxic granule-associated RNA binding protein 1, like, protein MMMMDEDQPRTLYVGNLSRDVTEALILQVFSQIGPCKSCKMIIDTAGNDPYCFVEFYENRHAAAALAAMNGRKILGKDMKVNWASMPGSQKKDTSNHFHVFVGDLSPEISTDDVRAAFAPFGKISDARVVKDLATGKSKGYGFISFINKWDAESAIQQMNGQWLGGRQIRTNWATRKPSAPKSNNEASSSKHLSYEEVLNQSSPSNCTVYCGGIASGLSDQLMRQTFSPFGQIMEIRVFPEKGYSFVRFDSHEGAAHAIVSVNGTCIEGHTVKCYWGKETADMRSMQQMQMPQNKPTYAAQPYGQWGQSYGNGQQMGQYVPNGWQMPTYGVYGQAWNQQGYK, encoded by the exons ATGATGATGATGGACGAGGACCAGCCCAGGACATT GTATGTCGGGAACCTCTCCAGGGACGTTACGGAGGCCCTCATCCTGCAAGTGTTCTCCCAGATTGGTCCCTGCAAGAGCTGTAAAATGATAATTGAT acgGCTGGAAATGACCCATACTGCTTTGTGGAGTTCTATGAGAACAGACATGCTGCTGCAGCTTTGGCTGCCATGAATGGCAGGAAGATCTTGGGAAAG GATATGAAAGTTAACTGGGCCTCAATGCCAGGCAGTCAAAAGAAAGACACAAGCA ATCATTTCCACGTTTTCGTTGGTGACCTGAGCCCAGAAATCTCAACAGATGATGTCAGAGCAGCCTTTGCTCCGTTTGGAAAGATATC TGACGCCCGTGTGGTGAAGGATCTGGCCACAGGCAAATCTAAAGGATACGGTTTCATCTCCTTTATTAATAAGTGG GATGCAGAAAGTGCCATTCAGCAAATGAATGGCCAGTGGCTGGGAGGCAGACAGATCAGAACAAACTGGGCCACAAGAAAGCCATCAGCTCCTAAATCAAACAATGAAG CATCCAGCAGCAAACACTTGTCCTATGAGGAGGTCCTGAACCAGTCGAGTCCTAGTAACTGCACCGTGTATTGTGGTGGCATTGCTTCTGGCCTTTCAG ATCAGCTGATGAGACAGACTTTCTCTCCATTCGGGCAGATAATGGAGATCAGGGTTTTCCCGGAGAAAGGCTACTCATTTGTGAG gtTCGACTCTCATGAGGGTGCTGCCCATGCCATTGTGTCTGTAAATGGGACCTGCATTGAGGGCCATACTGTGAAGTGCTACTGGGGAAAAGAAACAGCTGATATGAGATCCATGCAACAGATGCAAATGCCCCAG AATAAACCCACCTACGCGGCCCAGCCTTATGGACAGTGGGGTCAGTCATACGGCAATGGCCAGCAGATGGGTCAGTATGTGCCCAAC